Genomic segment of Malus domestica chromosome 15, GDT2T_hap1:
GTGTTGGCACACTCAGCGGGACAGGTGTTTTGCGTGACTAAAGTATCCAAACGTCTTTGGAAACGGTGGAAACAAAATTTCAAAGGAAGACTTCGAGCAATTTCTTCTTCTGCTTTACCAGATCCTACCATCTCCCTTCAACGTACAATTCAATCCTAAATACCAAACAAAGACTTAATTTTGACGTGCAAAATGTACTAAGAAGAAATTCGTGTCTAACCCTTGAAATAAGCTCAACATGACCTTTCTGGCTGGTGGCGACTAACGAAGTCATTGTTGAACTTGAGCAGTCTGAACGCCCCTCGGATTACGGAGAGATTTTCTCATGTCACCGAACATGGCAAACATTTATTATACGACAATATAACTGGTATTAAATCTTGGTTGCATGAGAGAATCTCTCCTGATTATGGCTCCCCTCTTCAGCTCAATAATAACAGTAAGTAAATTACCATCACGACCTACTAGTCTACAACAATGGCGTCTTGGTGACAAAACCAAAGATTCAAAAGCAATCACGAAATTTCGCAACAGATTATCCGCGAAAAGCACTCTGTCACTGTCTTTATCTTCAAAGTCCAAACGCAGGAAACCCATATGAACCGAAACAACCTAGAAAGTCCTCGAGTATTTTCTAATCTCGTACATGATTGACGGTATGGACACTAGATCCTTGTTGAGAGCAGACCCACCAACAACCCTCTTTATGCAATCCGAGAGCCTAGTGTAATAGAGCAACAGCTGAGTCAATGCCGCCCTCAAGATCTCCATACCACACAAGAAGTTGCTGAAAGAAGTTATGACGTCTTTGTGCATCAGTTCGATTGCAGCTTTCCATCTACTTGCAAAGTCCTTCACAAGGGGCTCAACCTCCGCAACAGTTATAGGCCTCTCAGAACTAGCACTTGGATCCTCCGCTGATAAGGAAATTGTAAATAAGTACATTAATATAAAGAAACTAGAAGGGTTTAAGACGCCTAAGCATTATTCATCAAAATACTTACAAGCTCGGGTTTTAACAAACTTGATTAAATCGCCAAAATGCTCTAGTAGTAGTTCTTCCTGCAAGGAGAGAGAGGTGAAAGCTTAAAACAAAAGAAGCAAAGCAAAACCATATACCGTAAAGGGAAGAAAGAACACGAGAGGCTGTACGTTTGCGTTATTTCTCCCTTTCTCACCATTTTGATTACAATATACTGGTAAGTAAGAGGAAGCATTTGATTGGCTAATGGCTATAAAACCTAATTTCTTcttaatttaaaaacatataatcTATAACCAATTAACTTCTCCTTAAAGCTTCCTGGGTGAATTAAAGGAAAGAACTGTTTCCACTGTTTCCACCGATGCAAATCGTTATCCCTTCCTATCTATGAAAAAGGGACCATTACTTTAATAAGTAAATTCGACTTTTATCAACTTAATACTTTTACTTGATATGCTTCCATTTACGTTCTTGTTAAAAGCTTCTAAAGAATATGCAAGCAATACCGAAGTTCCATATCAAATATGAATTAGAAAGATAAAATGTTTAGCTGACACCCGAACTCATAATGCAACCTTCAATTTGCACCAAAACATTATCTGCAAGACAGATAGCACGACCAGGCACTTACCACAAATAATGCCGTGTTGCTTTTCAGAAGTTCCTCAAAGTGCATTTGAATTTTACCACCTTCTGGATCAGCTTCCTAGtattcaaatgacaaaaattgtaaaaacaGCAGCTGCCAAAGCATGCAACTGATACAACTGAGCATGTTCAAGAAATTTTGCCAGACGCTTAAATTTCACCTTCATGTTGATATAGAATCTTTGATgttccttttcaattttgaaaagacaaaaaaaaaactagaaactGAGGTTACCTTCAACACAGCAATCGTCATATCATAATTGTTTATCAGAAACACAGTTTGTagttttggttttggaaatgATTTAGCAAGCTTGATAAGCAAGTCGTCAATAGCCATTCTCAGCCGCTCCAAATTTAATTCAAGCTGCGAATCATGAATGGATAATTAAGCCCATGAAGTGATCAAGAATCTTCCTGAGCATTAAGTTTTTAAGTTCATTTTCTATATCTAACCTGCCCATCTCCATATTCCACATTGAGGTGGATAAGTGAAGCTGTAAATTCAGCATAACGCCTCATGACATAGTGAGGATGAACATCATCTTCCCACAATGTCTTCACATTTGCATTCCGCAGACTGTTTAGATGCAGGTCAAATACCATCTTAAAGCGAGGCCATAGGGCAATATTGACCTGTTAATGTTTCAAATCAGACGGTATAAGAGCCCAATACAAGCTGTGCTTTCAATATGATCCACTTGAAGAAACATAAGTCAATACTAGCAATTTGTAACTCTCTTTACATTTACCTATCGTCAACCATCTAAGAATACATGAAAATGCATGCAGAATGCAGATGATAAGATTAGAATGCAGACAAATTAAGGACACAAACCTTATCAAGGTATGAGTCCAAGCATGGAATACGCCGCCTAGACATAATTAGCtgcaaaggaaggaaaaagaatCAGAAATAGAATATCTTCTAGCAAATGCACCACAGAACACAGGTTGAGGGTCTCATTAGAATGAGAATTGTCCAACACTTTCTGTTCAATATCTATAGCCAAGTGACATGCGGCAATGCCACATGGTATGCACAAGATGACTATGTCTTGAGTTTGTGGTACAAACTACAAAGTAAGAACACTTGCATCAGGACCAAACCAAGCAAAAAATGCAGACAATATGGAGGCCCAGAAAAGTCAACTGATATTTAAAACTATTTGGTTTATTTATATAAGAAAGTTAGAACCACAAGATTGATCCAGAGAAAGCACAAGGAATACAAGAAGCACAGACAAGTAGTCCATGAAACacttcaaaaaacaaaataaacacaaCAAATTAATGAGAAAACCTAGACCAACATACAGACAACCAGGTTAAATAACAACTCTGGACATGATTAAACTCGTATACAAAAAATATGATCTTAGGAACTGGAACACTACCTGGTGCTGGTGTATTATGCGAATCATAAGCATTACCCCAATAGCATCGTAACAATTTGGAAGTATTGAATTGAAGTGCTCGTCAATTACAGAAAATGGGCCTGGCATTAAAAAACATTAGAAGTCATCAAAATGAGCCAAATTTTCAAAAAGAAGCACAGTGAGATCTTCAAAAGATCCAAAGTGATCATCTGAATCTAAACACAGTCACCAGTAATGCTTTAAAATTTGGGAGAAGttcatgcactttgtacttaTAATCAGTATGCATTTTGCCAAAGATTTAACCATAAGAAAATGAATTAAGAATAGCTGTCAGATTTACCTGcaaaaatttcataaaatatgGATTCTTCACCAAAGAAATCATCGCAGAAATGATACCTGCATATAAGAGGGGAAAATTGTGAAAACAAATATCATTATTTGATCAATTTTCCATTAGCATTTTAGAAACCATCAATGAGGAGAAGAGGCAAACTCTAGCGTACTCGGAAGTAGCAGTATCCATAAGTAGCTTGTGCAAGCTCCTGAAGAGGACCTCGTATGGATACTTGATGTTGCTGGCTTCAGCTATATGTGGAATCAATGCAGGTTCCTCAATTTCCTGGTAGATAACAAAATTCAAACATGACATGTTTTTTTACATGCAagatatatataaagaaaatgcCATTATAAGAAAACTAACAATAGCTGCCCATTACAAAATCATCATCTATCACATTTATACCAATTGAACATCTAAAAGTGGAGTATAAGACAAAGTATAACAATccttattaaaattaaaatactcACAATTAAAGATGTCATTTGTCACAATACACTACATTTACAGTGTTGCCTGTTTTTAGACAGCCAATTCCAACCATTCAAAAGCTATTAAAGATATACTCATTCTAAGCTCCCAACAATTCCCATCTCAAAGACATTCAGTATCAATAGTACCAACAGGCCCAAAGAAGTTAAAGATCTCCTCAATTTGATTATGACAACAGATTTAAAATGTTGATCATTCTTCATTCATAAAGGCATGAATCATGATACAATGATCAACATAACACAAGAGCTCCTCTGTTGCTCCAGCCTATCTTGCAATTTTTATATTCTTCAACATATATAGCAGGCCGTTCTAACATGTAATGTCACACTGCTAATATAGTGGGACAAAAATGGCAACATTCAGCATAATAATCGCTATGCCATAAATAAGTTACACAGGTTGCATTAGTTTGTCGATAGTTTTTCGCAACTATTTTTACGAAAAAAAGGAAACAACCTTTTAGCAAAGATAATAAAGTTAGTATCATTTTCCCATGGGCTTGTATAAAATTGGATTAACGAGTTAGTTGCAGTAACAAAACCTTTAAAATTTTTCTCCTCTCCCCAAGGGCAAAGACAGCAGACCGGTTCTTCAGTGGTTCCCTTCCTCTTAAAAAGAGACTAGTGTTTCTAGTCTCAACACCAATTAAATCATTAGATGTTGCTATATCCAACTGTAGTTTCTCAAGTGCTTGAATGTAAGCGCGGAAATGTGCACTGAGAACCTGCAAAACATATAACTGAATTTCAATATCCTACATACATTATCCATTTTCTTTTTGCCCCATTTTTATTAATGGGAAAAGATGTGCCATTATCAATTACTCTTTACAATAGTATTTATAGCATAAATTATCCAACTCCTTTAATAAAGCTACATTAAATGTTAAAATGAGGAACCAAGGAATGAACTTCAAATATCAGAACCATGCAGAAAGGCCCTTTTATATGAAGTTACAAACCTTAGAATATTAAAGAAACAGGCCAATTGTGTATAGAGTATTGGTGGGACAAAATGTAAACAGTTTAAAACAAGGTAATGTATAAACATGCAGAAATAGAATAAAACAAAGTATTTGTACACTATTTCTATGTtgaaaccaaattttataaaatagaGAATATAGCATCAAATTTAATCAATCAACTAACATGT
This window contains:
- the LOC103428970 gene encoding vacuolar protein sorting-associated protein 52 A; the encoded protein is MAYVSSNKEGDSYDVSNGDAPKTVFDLGAFVGDLTVEEDASSDDISLEGLQQELEECKHDDVVANILSKGTKLREHTKGVENNIRQVELDSIQDYIKESDNLVSLHDQIRDCDSILSQMETLLSGFQSEIGSISSDIKILQEKSMDMGLKLKNRKVAESKLAKFVEDIIVPPRMVDIIVEGEVNDEYMRTLEILSKKLKFVEVDLMVKTSKALKDVQPELEKLRQKAVSKVFDFIVQKLYALRKPKTNIQILQQNVLLKYKYVVSFLKEHGKEVYIEVRGAYIDTMNKVLSAHFRAYIQALEKLQLDIATSNDLIGVETRNTSLFLRGREPLKNRSAVFALGERRKILKEIEEPALIPHIAEASNIKYPYEVLFRSLHKLLMDTATSEYHFCDDFFGEESIFYEIFAGPFSVIDEHFNSILPNCYDAIGVMLMIRIIHQHQLIMSRRRIPCLDSYLDKVNIALWPRFKMVFDLHLNSLRNANVKTLWEDDVHPHYVMRRYAEFTASLIHLNVEYGDGQLELNLERLRMAIDDLLIKLAKSFPKPKLQTVFLINNYDMTIAVLKEADPEGGKIQMHFEELLKSNTALFVEELLLEHFGDLIKFVKTRASEDPSASSERPITVAEVEPLVKDFASRWKAAIELMHKDVITSFSNFLCGMEILRAALTQLLLYYTRLSDCIKRVVGGSALNKDLVSIPSIMYEIRKYSRTF